The following proteins are co-located in the Candidatus Terasakiella magnetica genome:
- a CDS encoding metal ABC transporter substrate-binding protein produces MFWRLFLTFWIAIFSLTSMAIAKPVEVVATIKPIHSFLSALMKGAGEPILLMKDVTPYDYSPSPEDQALLKRADLVVWMGPELEKSVAEILTPEIKDYEMLSDTEFKVLPDRKIDNLRDPYMWLDVRNAEVFLDSLYEKIVTLDPKNEKIFKKNRNTLKYKITALDRKFEFGFRGIAAGISWMYHDTHQYFEQSYAFKSLGFLSEHPSENAQTANIFKMRAALNNFDKICFFVEEGLSQKNMSLAINKEQVQVGTLKSFGLSLPAGPDLYVDMMQYNYDTIANCYASIGAKYRGAKPLNKIAQ; encoded by the coding sequence ATGTTTTGGCGGTTATTTTTAACATTCTGGATAGCTATCTTTTCACTGACTTCAATGGCGATTGCAAAACCTGTGGAAGTTGTTGCAACGATCAAGCCTATTCACTCTTTTCTTAGTGCATTGATGAAAGGAGCCGGAGAACCGATCTTATTGATGAAAGATGTAACACCATACGATTACTCACCATCGCCGGAAGATCAGGCATTGTTGAAACGTGCTGATTTGGTCGTCTGGATGGGACCGGAGCTTGAGAAAAGTGTCGCAGAGATTTTGACGCCTGAAATAAAAGATTATGAAATGCTCAGTGATACCGAGTTCAAAGTTTTACCAGATCGGAAAATCGATAATTTGCGTGACCCCTATATGTGGCTGGATGTTCGAAATGCTGAGGTTTTCCTTGATTCTCTTTATGAAAAAATAGTTACCCTTGACCCCAAGAATGAGAAAATTTTCAAAAAAAACCGAAACACTTTAAAATACAAGATCACTGCTTTAGATCGAAAGTTTGAATTTGGGTTCAGAGGTATTGCTGCGGGTATTTCTTGGATGTATCACGATACACATCAATATTTTGAACAATCATACGCCTTCAAGTCCCTTGGTTTTTTGTCTGAGCATCCGTCAGAAAACGCACAAACAGCAAATATCTTTAAGATGCGAGCCGCATTAAATAATTTTGATAAGATTTGTTTCTTTGTTGAAGAAGGGTTGAGCCAAAAGAACATGTCACTCGCCATTAATAAAGAACAGGTTCAAGTTGGAACATTAAAATCATTCGGCTTGAGCCTGCCTGCAGGGCCAGATTTATACGTTGATATGATGCAATATAATTATGACACCATTGCGAATTGCTATGCTTCTATCGGTGCCAAGTACAGGGGTGCAAAGCCTTTAAACAAGATTGCTCAATAA